In the genome of Prosthecobacter dejongeii, the window AATAGCGTTCCTGCACCTGATTGATGAGGTTTTCCAGCCGCAGATCCACTCGGGTCAATTGCACTTCAATCCGGTTGCGCGAATCGCTCAACCCCGTGGTTTGCTGGCGCAAAAGCATGAGTTGGTTCTCAAGCTCCGTGACGCGCTCAAAAGCGGCGGCCCGATCTTCTGTCTTGTTTTGCAAATGTTCGTCGATGGCCTCAATAGCCCCTCGTTGCGATTCCACCTGTTCTGCAAAACGAGCATTTTCTGCAATGCTTTGTTCCATGCGGCTACGCCACGTATTGATCTCCACATCGAAGCGTTGGATAGAAGCCTCCAATTCGTGCAACCGGGTTGCCATAGGTGCCTTTTGACGTTCGAGAGATTGAAGCGCACTTTGTTCCAAAGCTAGGGCGGTGCGGAGCTCATTGAGTCGCTCACTGGATTCCAATTCGCGACGGAGAAAAGCCTCCATTTCCACTTCCAATTCACCTTCATGAATTCGTGCACCCTCGAGTTGCTCTTGGGCCACAGTGGATTCCTCACGCTGCCAGGCGATCTGTGCTTCAGCAGCTTGGATACGGCTGGTGATTTGGTTTTGATCCCACTCCACACTTTCCAGTTTGGTGGTGGCCTGCTGGAGAGCACGCTGCACCACAGAGAGTTTGCCTGTGAGTTGGGAGAATCCTTCGCGAGCTCGTTGGCTTTGCTCGCGTAGGGTCAATTCCTCCCGCTGCATTTCCTCCACCTGCGCACGCAATTGGTCCACAGCTTCTTCCTTTTCGAGAACTTGGTATTCGTAGCCTTCTAACTCGACTTTGAGCGTGCGGACTTCAGCTTCACGGCGGAGCATGGATGCGGCTTCTTCTTTGGTGGCTCCCCCATGGATCACCCCATCTGCACTGATGAATTCGCCCTTCATTGTGACGATGGCCACATCTCGAAGCTGCTTTTTCAGTCGCAGGGCCGTGTGTAGATCTTCGACGATGAGGACGTTGTTGAGCAGACGGTCTGTGAGTTCTTGCACACCCTGACGTGCCTTCACTTTATCCACTGCCCAAGCGATGCCGCCCTCCGGCACCAGTTGCCGATCTGGCACGGCTCGCATGGTCGCGAAGTCATGTGGAAGTAAAGCTGCTTTGCCGAGCTGTTTGTTAGACAGTCGGTCTAGGATCTGCGCGGCGAGTTCACTATCGGTCAATAGCACTGCCTGGAGATGGTCTCGAAGAGCCGCTTCAATAGCTGCTATGAACTGAGGCTCCACCTCAATGGAGGAGGCCAAAAGTCCGCGCACGCCGACAGAAAAGACTTCAGGGTTATCGAGGCCCTTCAATACTTGCTGGGTGCCTTCGGCTAAGCCCTCACCCTTTTGCAGAAGCTGCTCGATGATCTCAATGCGGGAACGTCTCTGAGTGACAGCGCGCTGAAGTTCGGTGAGTTCTTCATTCAGAGCATCCCGTTGAGCGCGCTTTTCAATGATGTCACGAGCGCAGTTTTTAGCCTTTTCATCCAGTTCATCACGGGTCTGTTCGAGATCCTGAATTTCGCTCTGAAGATTGTCGAATTCGATCTGGCTGGCTTCTTTAGCCTGAGCCGAAGATTGTCGGTCATGCGCTAGAGTTTCATGCCGTTGGCGGTCGGCGGAAATTTGGTTAGTCAACGACTGAGCACGAGCATCTGCTGCTGCGATTTGGCCTTCAAATTGACGAATGGATTCGCGCACAGCACGGCGATCGCTGTCCAGGCGACTGCGGTCTGGCAGGATGGAATTGTGGACGGAGAGGTGCTCATTGAGCGACATTTGCCGGGTCTCAATATTTTCGCGAATGCTGATGAGTTGCTCATCCGCGCTAATCATGTCGGCTCGTTGTTGTTCCAGATGCTGCTGGCCTAGCTGGATCTGCTCCTCATTCTGACGGATGCGGCCCTGCAACTCTTCATTACGCTCATTGTTAAACCCGATGCGACCTTCTGCACTTTGGACTTGGCTGCGCAGTTCCTGGGACTGTTGGCGGAGTTGGTTGATTTGTGATTCGACAGAGTGATAAGCCTCACGAGTTTCAGTGGCTTCTTGTTCAGTCGCTTGGAGGCGGGTTTGTAGGTGTTCCAGTTGCTCCGTCATCATGCGCACATGATTTTCGGACTCGGCTTTTTCCGCACTGTATTCGCTGTATTGGCGATGTGCGAGATGGGTGTCAAACATGCGGACATCATCCAGCAGAGTCTGGTAACGACGTGCTTTGGCGGCCTGCCTCTGCAGGGTTCCCATTTGGCGCTTCACTTCAGCGATCACATCGGCCACGCGCAGTAAGTTGGCTTCGGTGTACTCGAGTTTGCGCAGAGCTTCCTTTTTCTGCCCTTTGAATTTCGTAATCCCGGCAGCTTCTTCGAAAACCATGCGGCGGTCTTCAGGCTTAGAACTGAGCAACATGTCAATCTGGCCCTGGGCCATGATGGAGTAAGCCTGTCTGCCAATCCCCGTGCCTGAGAAGAGATCATTGATGTCCTTCAGACGGCAGACGGTGTTGTTTAGGCGGTATTCACTGCGACCGTCGCGGAAGACTCGGCGGCAAATGGCCACCTCGTTGTATTCCACGCCCAGGGCCTGCTCGCAGTCGGCCATTGTCAGCACCACTTCGGCAAGGCCTACGGGTTTGCGTTTGTCCGTACCGTTGAAAATGACGTCTGCCATTTCCTCTCCGCGCAAGGCCTTGGCCGAGGTTTCTCCAAGCACCCAGCGAATGGCGTCCACCACATTCGATTTGCCACAGCCGTTCGGTCCGACAATGCCAGTGACCCCTTTGTGAAACTCAAAGTGCGTCTTATCGGCGAAAGACTTGAAGCCGTGAAGGGTGAGGCTTTTGAGGTACATGAGAGTGAAAAGGTTGAACCTGTTAAAGTGCCAGACTCAGTCCTTATTGGGCAAGTGAGAAGGGAGGTTTTTACCATATCTTGTGTTTATTTAATTTTAATTAAACAATATGTATGGTTTTAGTGTGCGGGTTTCTTGTGAATAGTGGTTTGGGCTGTGAATAAGCAGGCAATAAAAAACCCGCCAGCGAAGTCGCAGGCGGGTTCTTAGTCGGATGCTGAAGCGGCGTTTATTTGGCTTTCACCAAGACCTTTTCAAGGGTTCCCGCAAAGTCTCCTGCTGTAGTGCTGCCGATCTGGTTGCCGAGGTCTTTGCCATCGGCGCTCAGGAACTGGATGTGGGGGATGCCTTCCACTTTGTATTTGGAGGAAGGGGCTGCGTTGGCTTCCTGGTCCACGTCTAGATAGGCCCAGACGAATTTGTCATGTAGGGGAGTAACTTCCTTGCTGGGATAAACAGTCTTTTTCATGGACTGGCACGGACCGCACCAGGCGGCTGAGAAGACGAGGATGACTGGTTTGTTTTCCTTTTTGGCCATCT includes:
- a CDS encoding thioredoxin family protein; translated protein: MKKLITLLAAVFTLPLLAADFPDGSPKFGTDYKAALEMAKKENKPVILVFSAAWCGPCQSMKKTVYPSKEVTPLHDKFVWAYLDVDQEANAAPSSKYKVEGIPHIQFLSADGKDLGNQIGSTTAGDFAGTLEKVLVKAK
- the smc gene encoding chromosome segregation protein SMC produces the protein MYLKSLTLHGFKSFADKTHFEFHKGVTGIVGPNGCGKSNVVDAIRWVLGETSAKALRGEEMADVIFNGTDKRKPVGLAEVVLTMADCEQALGVEYNEVAICRRVFRDGRSEYRLNNTVCRLKDINDLFSGTGIGRQAYSIMAQGQIDMLLSSKPEDRRMVFEEAAGITKFKGQKKEALRKLEYTEANLLRVADVIAEVKRQMGTLQRQAAKARRYQTLLDDVRMFDTHLAHRQYSEYSAEKAESENHVRMMTEQLEHLQTRLQATEQEATETREAYHSVESQINQLRQQSQELRSQVQSAEGRIGFNNERNEELQGRIRQNEEQIQLGQQHLEQQRADMISADEQLISIRENIETRQMSLNEHLSVHNSILPDRSRLDSDRRAVRESIRQFEGQIAAADARAQSLTNQISADRQRHETLAHDRQSSAQAKEASQIEFDNLQSEIQDLEQTRDELDEKAKNCARDIIEKRAQRDALNEELTELQRAVTQRRSRIEIIEQLLQKGEGLAEGTQQVLKGLDNPEVFSVGVRGLLASSIEVEPQFIAAIEAALRDHLQAVLLTDSELAAQILDRLSNKQLGKAALLPHDFATMRAVPDRQLVPEGGIAWAVDKVKARQGVQELTDRLLNNVLIVEDLHTALRLKKQLRDVAIVTMKGEFISADGVIHGGATKEEAASMLRREAEVRTLKVELEGYEYQVLEKEEAVDQLRAQVEEMQREELTLREQSQRAREGFSQLTGKLSVVQRALQQATTKLESVEWDQNQITSRIQAAEAQIAWQREESTVAQEQLEGARIHEGELEVEMEAFLRRELESSERLNELRTALALEQSALQSLERQKAPMATRLHELEASIQRFDVEINTWRSRMEQSIAENARFAEQVESQRGAIEAIDEHLQNKTEDRAAAFERVTELENQLMLLRQQTTGLSDSRNRIEVQLTRVDLRLENLINQVQERYSFHISAFEPDYHALMYSIEEQKKSRGRGEKKKTALSSAEMDSADSRQVPESEDSASEISSEALPIPVVDADNVDLEAIEIPGEEGHPDWDFVNEVVGELRQKLEGIGPVNLDAIQEFEELEERHNFLDTQHNDLINSKEELLQVIAKINETTKQMFSETFELVRGFFHNNFRELFGPTAKADLMLTDDTDPLESGIEIIAKPPGKKLQTISLLSGGERSMTAVALLFSIYQVKPSPFCVLDELDAPLDESNISRFLKMLDNFIDNSQFIIVTHNKRTMSRADVIYGVSMQEFGISKPIGVRMTTEDTRPTKQEELRLAAEVAAEEGHHETEEQTSLLELTAEESVPAPTEEPVLAS